The genomic segment CTGGTCCTCAGCCGAACTTCTGGCCGCCAAGCTCGATGGATCGATGCGCGGGAGCACCTTGGCATAGTCCTCGCCGCCGATATATTGAAGGAGACGCCACGCCGCGGCAGGCTGAGGCGCATTTTGGGCGATCGAGAATACGTCTTCCGGCACCGCTGCCGCTCCCGTATCCGGCTCCCGCTCGCTAACCGGCACGGTTGCCATGCCCCATTCGAGCGACTCATATCCGCCCCCGCCCAGCGTTCGAAAGAGCCGCGAGTCCGAAATCGCCATCGCTACCCGCCCGGTCAGGAAAGGCATGGCATTCAACTGGCTTTCCTTCAGGTTTAAAGCCGCGGTCTTGTTCGTTTTAGCTCTGTCCAGGCAAGCTCCGGACGAGAGGCAGGACTTCACGTTCTGAAAAATACGTTCCCACGCCTCCGTATTTAACGTGAACTTGCCATTCGCATAAACGCTTATCCCGTCAGTTTCGCCAATATTTAACGCCATCATGAATGGATTTGCCGTAGAAGGGTAGTCGAGCCCGAATTCGGCAGGCTCATTGCCGGCGGGCGCCTTGGCGAATCGGTTCGCCAGGGTGAACACCTCGTTCCAGCTCATGTAGTCAGTCGGATAAGCGATCTTATAACGATCAAAGAGTGCCTTGTTGTAATAAAGCGCATATCCGGTAAACGTCGCCGCTATTCCGTACAGCTTTCCTTCCGCGCTTAACGCATCGGTTACCGCAGGGGCGATCTCCGCCAGATCGAACTTGTCCTTCTTGGCGAGATCGTCGAGCGGCTGCAGCGCGCCCTTGTCTCTCGCCCGCTCGAAAAAGTTGTGCGGAAGCGCAATCACGTCCGGGTTTTCCTTCTCGATCAGCTCGTCCACGACCGTATCAGGGTTGCCGCCGCCCGCTTGTTCGAGCCGCTCGACGACCGAGATGACTTCCAGATCGTCGTCGGGATGCGTCGCGATATAAAAACTGCCATATCTCTCATTGAACAGGTTCGCGTTCCAGGCGAGCACCTTGATCGTGGCCGGCTCCGGCAGCTCGGGCTCCTTGGCGCAGCCGGCGGCTATTAGAGAAACCATCGACATCGCGATTACGATTTTTTTCAACACCAGCACCCTCATTTCGATCATATTTTCCATTTTTTACTTTAAATGATGGTAAGGCGATTATCCACCTTTTTTACTTCAAACGGATAATAACAGCACAAAAAGGCCTCGGCACCGTGGCAGAGACCTTGTTATCGATCTTCGCAAATTAGGAACTTTCTAATGGCGCGCCCGGCTGGAAGCGCCTATCTCTCCCGCAGCCTGCCCGTCCTGCTCATCGGAACGACGAACGCTGCGAGCAAACTGCCGAACAGCAGCAGGATACCAGCCGACTGCAGCCCATCCGGCCGAAAGCCGTCGACGAGGATATCGAGCAGGATGGCCACCGCGGGATCGACAAAAACGAACACAGCGACGACCGGAGACGGCAAGCGGCGGATGCTGCCGAAAAAGAGCAGGTACACGCCCCCGGTATGGACGATGCCTGTCGCGACGGCATATAGCCATTCGCCGCGCGCGAGCTTTTCATAAGCTTCGAAATGCACGAACGGCAGCAGCAGCGCCAGCCCGATGGCCATCTGGATAAACGTCGTCGCATACACGCTCGTCTGCCGCACGCTTTTGCCGAACAGCATCGTCGCCGCGTAAAAAAAGGCCGCTAGTACGCCGCACGCCATGCCCTGCCAGCTTGAAGGGGCACCGTTGAAGCCTGCCGCCCCCATGATGAGCAGCGTGCCCGCGAAGCACCCTGCAAGCGACAGGATCGCGGTTCTGCCGAGCTTGTCCCGGAAGATGAGGCCGCCCGCGATCAGCGCGAGAATCGGAGCCAAATGATAGAGCGAGATCGCGATCGTCACGGATATAAGTCTGAACGCGGTGAACAGGAACACCCAATTCAGCAAGTTGGAAACGCCGCACGCGACGACGATGAGCGTCTCCCTGACGTCCCACCGCTCACGTCTAAAGCTGCCGGTGAGCAGCCAGGCCGCCAGCAGAATGGCGAAGGCGCAGACGCATCGGACAAATACCAATTCCACGGCCGGCAAGCCCGTTCGCGAAGAAAAGAACCCGACCGAGCCGAATATGGCCATCGCTATAATGAGCTGCGATAAAGCGGACTTGTGCATGATCTGGATGATTCTCCCCGGTGTCTGATGGACCTAACTCTACTATAGAAGCGGGGATCGGGACAACGCGGAAATCCGTGCCAGCGACACGGGAAATCCGAACTAAACCGTTTGCCGAAATACCTCCGATAAATTCATAGCAAGGCACGGAACTGCCGTTGAGACGATCTCGTCCTCCGTCGTCCAGGTTCTGAAGAGCCGGTACTCGCCTTCGGTCAGTACGAACTGATCGACCAGCCGGTACTCGGGTTCGACCAGCCAATATTCGGCTACGCCGAATCGCTCGTACGTCGCCTTCTTGATCGTCTTGTCGTTGCGCGCCGTGCTGTCGGACAAAATCTCGACGACCAGGTCCGGCGCGCTATAGACATAGCCGTCCCGGATGATGTCGCTGCGCGTCCGGCTAATATAGAGCAAGTCCGGCTGCAGGATGTTGTCCTTGTCGAAGTGAACGTCCATCGGTGCGAGCAGGATCACCCCGTCCTGCATGCAAGAAGCATTAAATGCTAGAAAAAGCTGTCCGAGCACATCCTGATGCACGAACTTCGGCGAGGTGAGAAAGTCGTACCGCACGCCGCCGATGATCTCGTAGCGTTCGTCGATAAAATACGTGCCGTGCGTCTCTTTGACCTTGCCGTTGCCTCCGCTTTTCTTTTCGCTCATTTTACCATCCTCCTCACGCAAAACACCCCGCAAAGCGCCGCGATCCATCGCGCGCTCTGCGGGGTGCTTCCCCGATCATTTCCCTCATTATGGTCGAAAAAGGACGAAACTGTCAATCCCCCGCGGCGGGATCCTGCTTTACTTTGCCAGCTCGCCGAACCGCGAGAACACCGCCAACGCCGGATCGATCGGCACTTCCGCCCGCTGCAAGCCTTCGGGCGTCTCGATCGTCGGCGTGGGACGCGGCAGGCGCCCTTCGAACTGCGGCAGCCACTGCTGCTGCGCCTTCAGCATCTCCGTGACCATGTCGCGGATTTCCTTCAGCGTCAAGACCGACGACGTGAGCGGATCGAGCGCGATCGCCTGCACGACCGTCTCCGGATCGCCGGACTTGGCAGCCAGCACGGCCAGCCGCTGCACGTTGATGTTGGTCATGTTAAGCGCCGCGCACTGCGGCGGAATCTCGCCGATGACCGTCCGGTGGATGCCCGTACGGTCCGCAAACACCGCGCCCTCGGCGCAGCAGTCTGCCGGGAGGTTGGCGATCATGCCGTTATTGCGCAGGTTGCCGCTGAACTTGAACGTTTTTCCCGTTTCCAACGCCTCGATGATATAAGCGCAATACTCCACGCTTCGGGGCGGCAAGTCGTACGATTCGTCCGCCAGAATGTCCTGGTCCTTGTACTTCTCGGCGACGTACGCGCACCAAGTATAGTACGCGCCGGACTCTCCGCCGAAGGAAGGCTCGTCGCAGTACAGGTCGAGCGCCTTTTGGTTTTTGCGGAACCACGGCACGTACTCGGACAGATGCCCCGTCGACTCGGTCATGAAGTAGCCGAAATGGCGGAACACCTCGCCGCGCACCTTCTCGTTGACGTAAAATTCAGGCTGTTCGAACTTGTCGCGAAGCGCAGGGTACAGATCCTCGCCTTTGTGGGACAGCTTCGTGAACCAGCCCATGTGATTGATGCCGGCGGAGACGTAATCGATCTCTTCCTTCGGCACGCCGGTATAGCCCGCGATGAGATCGAGCGTCGTCTGCACGCCGTGACACAGGCCGACATATTGAATGTTGGTCTCGCCGAGCGCCCAGCAGATCATGGCCATCGGGTTGACGT from the Cohnella hashimotonis genome contains:
- a CDS encoding Uma2 family endonuclease; the encoded protein is MSEKKSGGNGKVKETHGTYFIDERYEIIGGVRYDFLTSPKFVHQDVLGQLFLAFNASCMQDGVILLAPMDVHFDKDNILQPDLLYISRTRSDIIRDGYVYSAPDLVVEILSDSTARNDKTIKKATYERFGVAEYWLVEPEYRLVDQFVLTEGEYRLFRTWTTEDEIVSTAVPCLAMNLSEVFRQTV
- a CDS encoding DMT family transporter, coding for MHKSALSQLIIAMAIFGSVGFFSSRTGLPAVELVFVRCVCAFAILLAAWLLTGSFRRERWDVRETLIVVACGVSNLLNWVFLFTAFRLISVTIAISLYHLAPILALIAGGLIFRDKLGRTAILSLAGCFAGTLLIMGAAGFNGAPSSWQGMACGVLAAFFYAATMLFGKSVRQTSVYATTFIQMAIGLALLLPFVHFEAYEKLARGEWLYAVATGIVHTGGVYLLFFGSIRRLPSPVVAVFVFVDPAVAILLDILVDGFRPDGLQSAGILLLFGSLLAAFVVPMSRTGRLRER
- the melA gene encoding alpha-galactosidase — encoded protein: MRRVAIIGAGSIVFCKTLMLDIMATPELEDTEFVLMAPSTGKTSQVKAFADKVIEKNGLKSRVLVTTDRREALAGASYVITSFQVGGVSAFELDYKIPMKYGVDQCIGDTLGPGGVFRALRSIPVILDVARDMEELCPNATLLNYVNPMAMICWALGETNIQYVGLCHGVQTTLDLIAGYTGVPKEEIDYVSAGINHMGWFTKLSHKGEDLYPALRDKFEQPEFYVNEKVRGEVFRHFGYFMTESTGHLSEYVPWFRKNQKALDLYCDEPSFGGESGAYYTWCAYVAEKYKDQDILADESYDLPPRSVEYCAYIIEALETGKTFKFSGNLRNNGMIANLPADCCAEGAVFADRTGIHRTVIGEIPPQCAALNMTNINVQRLAVLAAKSGDPETVVQAIALDPLTSSVLTLKEIRDMVTEMLKAQQQWLPQFEGRLPRPTPTIETPEGLQRAEVPIDPALAVFSRFGELAK
- a CDS encoding ABC transporter substrate-binding protein translates to MKKIVIAMSMVSLIAAGCAKEPELPEPATIKVLAWNANLFNERYGSFYIATHPDDDLEVISVVERLEQAGGGNPDTVVDELIEKENPDVIALPHNFFERARDKGALQPLDDLAKKDKFDLAEIAPAVTDALSAEGKLYGIAATFTGYALYYNKALFDRYKIAYPTDYMSWNEVFTLANRFAKAPAGNEPAEFGLDYPSTANPFMMALNIGETDGISVYANGKFTLNTEAWERIFQNVKSCLSSGACLDRAKTNKTAALNLKESQLNAMPFLTGRVAMAISDSRLFRTLGGGGYESLEWGMATVPVSEREPDTGAAAVPEDVFSIAQNAPQPAAAWRLLQYIGGEDYAKVLPRIDPSSLAARSSAEDQSDDDKAVFYKLQRRNLSPVASLGVLPMPVINRIEEISQTYTPQAMSGDMTVSDALKRMESEMQSALDRENENSGIASSQTQSSE